GACTTTGATGGTAAGCGCGAACGTTTAGAAGAGGTCATACGCGAGTTAGAGTCGCCTGAAATCTGGAATAATCCTGAGCAAGCACAAGCTTTGGGACGCGAACGGGCACAACTGGAAGCAGTTGTAAATCAATTAGAAGTGTTAAGCCAGGGCATTACTGATTTAAATGAGCTTTTTGAGTTAGCTCGTGCAGAAGAGGATGAAAGTGCCATTCATGATGTGGCTGCTGAGGTTACGGCGATTGAACAAAAAGTTGCTGGGCTTGAATTCAGGCGTATGTTTTCCGGTAAAATGGACAATTGCAACGCTTATTTAGACATCCAAGCCGGTTCAGGGGGGACAGAAGCACAAGATTGGGCCGAGATGTTATTGCGTATGTATTTACGCTGGGGTGAGCACCATGGCTTTGCGACTGAATTAGTTGAATGCTCCGCAGGTGAAGTTGCTGGAATTAAAAGTGCCACGATTCATTTCAGTGGTGAGTACGCCTATGGTTGGTTACGCACTGAAACAGGTGTTCACCGGTTGGTAAGAAAATCACCTTTTGATTCCGGAAATCGTCGTCACACGTCGTTCGCTGCGGTGTTTGTTTCTCCAGAAGTCGATGATGACATTGAGATTGAAATCAACCCGGCAGATTTACGTATTGATACTTATCGTGCCTCCGGAGCTGGCGGCCAGCATGTTAACCGTACTGATTCTGCTGTGCGAATTACTCATGTGCCCAGTGGAATCGTTGTCCAGTGCCAAACTGATCGAAGCCAACATAAGAATAAAGATCAGGCAATGAAACAACTGCGTGCGAAGTTATACGAAATGGAAATGCAAAAAAAGAACGCAGCACAACAAGCGCTTGAAGCCTCTAAGTCAGATATTGGCTGGGGTTCGCAGATTCGATCCTATGTATTAGATCAGTCACGGGTGAAAGATCTACGCACGAGTGTTGAGACTTCGAATACACAAGCGGTTTTAGATGGCGATTTAGATCAATTTATTGTTGCAAGTTTGAAAGCGGGAGTTGGGGTAGTATGATAGAAGAACAGCATTTAGACGAGAGTGAAGTTTACCAAATTCGTAAGCAAAAATTAGCGGATTTGCGTTCTAAGGGATTTAATTTCCCCAATAAATTTCGCCGTCAATATTTGGCAGCTAACCTGCAAAATCAGTATGCAGGAATCGATAAAGAAGCTTTAGCAGCGCAAAGAGTGAAAGTTGCTGTCGCAGGACGTATCGTTTTACGCCGTATTATGGGGAAAGCTAGCTTTTTCCATATTCAAGATGTTTCAGGGCGGATCCAAGTGTATGTGCGCCAGAATGACTTGCCCGAAGTCTATGAGGAATTTAAGCATTGGGATCTTGGCGATATCGTCGGTGTAAAAGGTGAGTTGTTTATAACCAATACTGGAGAATTGACTGTAAACGCAGAGGATATCGAGCTATTAACTAAGTCTTTACGCCCTTTGCCTGACAAGTTTCACGGTTTGGCTGACCAGGAAATGCGCTATCGCAAGCGCTATGTTGATTTAATAGCGAACGAAGAAAGCCGACAAACGTTCCTTTTACGCTCGAAACTAATCAAGGCGTTCCGCCAATTCATGGATAATCATCAGTTTTTAGAAGTAGAAACGCCAATGATGCATCCGATCCCTGGGGGAGCGGTCGCCCGACCTTTCATCACTTACCATAACACACTGGATATGGAGATGTTTTTACGTATTGCTCCGGAGTTGTATCTGAAGCGTTTAGTGGTGGGTGGTTTTGAACGCGTTTATGAAATTAACCGTAATTTTCGCAATGAAGGGCTTTCTACTCGTCATAATCCCGAATTTACTATGGTGGAATTTTATCAAGCTTACGCGGATTACAATGACTTAATGGATTTTACTGAACAGTTGCTTCATTATCTTTGTGATGTTGTATTGGGTAAGCGGCAAATCGAATTTCAAGAGCACACTATCGATTTCGGTAAACCATTCGCACGCATGACTGTAAAAGAAGCTA
The genomic region above belongs to Legionella micdadei and contains:
- the lysS gene encoding lysine--tRNA ligase, whose amino-acid sequence is MIEEQHLDESEVYQIRKQKLADLRSKGFNFPNKFRRQYLAANLQNQYAGIDKEALAAQRVKVAVAGRIVLRRIMGKASFFHIQDVSGRIQVYVRQNDLPEVYEEFKHWDLGDIVGVKGELFITNTGELTVNAEDIELLTKSLRPLPDKFHGLADQEMRYRKRYVDLIANEESRQTFLLRSKLIKAFRQFMDNHQFLEVETPMMHPIPGGAVARPFITYHNTLDMEMFLRIAPELYLKRLVVGGFERVYEINRNFRNEGLSTRHNPEFTMVEFYQAYADYNDLMDFTEQLLHYLCDVVLGKRQIEFQEHTIDFGKPFARMTVKEAILHYNPQLKAEQIETVEGCRALLDQFGFDYKDSDGLGKLQMILFDEKVEHQLIQPTFITAYPTEVSPLARRNDNDPEVTDRFEFFIAGREIANGFSELNDAQDQAERFLKQVEEKNAGDLEAMHFDSDFIQALEYGMPPTAGEGIGIDRLVMLFTNSPSIRDVILFPHMRPQDSNP
- the prfB gene encoding peptide chain release factor 2 (programmed frameshift), with translation MLEVNQITLDLADLDERIHALRGYLDFDGKRERLEEVIRELESPEIWNNPEQAQALGRERAQLEAVVNQLEVLSQGITDLNELFELARAEEDESAIHDVAAEVTAIEQKVAGLEFRRMFSGKMDNCNAYLDIQAGSGGTEAQDWAEMLLRMYLRWGEHHGFATELVECSAGEVAGIKSATIHFSGEYAYGWLRTETGVHRLVRKSPFDSGNRRHTSFAAVFVSPEVDDDIEIEINPADLRIDTYRASGAGGQHVNRTDSAVRITHVPSGIVVQCQTDRSQHKNKDQAMKQLRAKLYEMEMQKKNAAQQALEASKSDIGWGSQIRSYVLDQSRVKDLRTSVETSNTQAVLDGDLDQFIVASLKAGVGVV